The Toxorhynchites rutilus septentrionalis strain SRP chromosome 3, ASM2978413v1, whole genome shotgun sequence genome includes a region encoding these proteins:
- the LOC129773399 gene encoding uncharacterized protein LOC129773399, which yields MSVQSQARTVLLETVVLQVVDDNGHVFQARALLDSASMSHFMSKDLANLLSNSQSKVDVSVAGIGQSHRKIKLAVTTTIQSRVASFSTKFQFLVIEHPTADLPTMYVQISSWNLPNVQLADPAFHIPNKIDLVIGGEAYWDLHTGKKLDLGPGLPYIIETYFGWTFCGSTSQDSSNSMVCTISSTDALLDATLQRFWEIETTPNHSVHSSTEKACEELYAATITRDSTGRYVVRLPKTDNPDVFLGNSESIAERRFLSLERRLERDPSMKSSYHQFMEEYERLGHMIHLNEPVDNSIPHCYLPHHPVFKLSSTTTKTRVVFDAACKTASGYSLNDLLLVGPVVQDDLLSLIMRFCFYPIALNGDVEKMYRQMLLHKADRPYQRIKWRTDASQPIATYRDLRHCFCPIFGHKNSPKIGE from the coding sequence ATGTCGGTTCAGTCCCAAGCCCGCACGGTTCTCCTCGAAACAGTCGTTCTCCAAGTCGTCGACGATAATGGGCACGTTTTCCAAGCCCGAGCTCTTCTAGATTCCGCTTCGATGTCGCATTTCATGTCCAAAGATCTTGCGAACCTGCTCTCCAACTCCCAATCCAAGGTTGATGTGTCCGTAGCTGGAATCGGACAATCCCACCGGAAGATCAAGCTTGCAGTAACCACCACAATCCAGTCAAGAGTCGCGTCTTTCTCTACGAAGTTTCAATTCCTCGTTATCGAGCATCCCACGGCTGACCTACCCACCATGTACGTCCAAATCTCTTCGTGGAACCTCCCTAATGTGCAGTTGGCTGACCCTGCGTTCCACATTCCCAACAAGATTGATTTGGTAATCGGTGGTGAGGCGTATTGGGACCTACACACCGGGAAGAAACTTGACCTAGGCCCAGGTCTCCCCTACATCATCGAGACGTACTTCGGTTGGACATTCTGCGGTTCAACTTCCCAAGATTCCTCCAACTCAATGGTGTGTACCATATCCAGCACTGATGCCCTGTTGGATGCAACTCTACAAAGGTTTTGGGAGATCGAGACGACTCCGAACCATTCCGTCCATTCCAGCACGGAGAAGGCCTGCGAAGAGCTCTATGCAGCAACAATAACTCGTGACTCTACCGGGCGATATGTAGTTCGCCTACCCAAAACGGATAATCCGGACGTCTTCTTGGGAAATTCGGAATCCATCGCCGAACGCCGATTCCTCAGCTTAGAACGCCGTCTCGAGCGTGACCCCAGCATGAAATCATCCTATCACCAATTCATGGAGGAGTATGAGCGTCTCGGTCACATGATACATCTGAACGAACCCGTGGACAACTCGATTCCACACTGTTATCTCCCGCATCATCCCGTATTCAAGCTATCGAGTACCACCACGAAGACGAGAGTCGTGTTTGATGCAGCGTGCAAGACCGCATCGGGATATTCCTTGAATGACCTCCTACTTGTCGGACCTGTCGTTCAAgacgatttgttgtcactcatCATGCGCTTTTGTTTCTACCCCATTGCCCTGAACGGTGACGTCGAGAAGATGTACCGTCAGATGCTTCTCCACAAGGCAGACCGACCGTACCAGAGGATCAAATGGCGTACTGATGCATCCCAACCGATAGCTACCTACCGTGACCTACGGCACTGCTTCTGCCCCATATTTGGCCACAAAAACTCTCCAAAAATTGGCGAGTGA
- the LOC129773400 gene encoding uncharacterized protein LOC129773400: protein MLASAGIPMKKWASNSVEVLEDIPPEDRSIQPWHDLQDPQSVSTLGLIWEPITDIFRFKVLAVTKAKLFMQRLWTLKSSDNERYDWDQPLPSKLQQEWKEFHSTIDLLREVRIPRFASIAGAVSIELHFFADASDKAYGTCCYVRAQSAQEVSVKLLVSKSKVSPLAVRHTIARLELCAAHLSMQLYKKVASSLRVVPPAFFWSDSTTVIQWLRSSPGRWKTFVANRVSQIHSSTPIDKWNHVAGSDNPADDISRGLDPAELLNKARWWNGPSWLKSPPELWPIGALPTKETVEVSHECRKIPIVAMTAIQSTFHEDLFSKYSSFSKLRRMVAWWLRYLQALRERAIVRHSKAISPGIPKGSNEPCNPLNSDELLSAERILCKLAQLESFQEERNDLVVRTSVSKSSPLKWLKPYVDVFGLIRVGGRLDNADLSESTKHPIVLSGKHPLASMLAVHYHKTLLHAGSQLMLSTVRQKYWILGGRNLIRRTYHQCITCFRSKPQLIRQTIADLPASRVTPTRPFSVCGVDYCGPFYVKSAIRKRGPTKVYVAIFICFSTRSVHIELVSDLTTAAFVAALRRLIARRGKVTELHSDNATTFKGASHAMHRVYRMLKQNDVDRNQIFSWCANNEIRWRFIPPRAPHFGGLWEAAVKSAKTHLLKEIGNTSLAYEDMLTLLAQVEMCLNSRPLTPLSSEPSDLEALTPGHFLQTQRHLQRIWARWYPEYLQQLQSRAAQGCKSPSKIEIGRLVVVKDDCLPPPQWPLGRIVKVHPGKDGIVRVVTLKTSSSDNVVRPVARIALLPISSDHSDAHVEHN from the exons ATGCTTGCTTCTGCTGGAATCCCGATGAAGAAGTGGGCTTCGAATTCCGTCGAAGTCCTTGAAGACATTCCACCCGAAGACCGATCAATCCAGCCGTGGCACGATTTGCAAGATCCTCAATCCGTCAGCACTCTCGGTCTAATCTGGGAGCCTATAACCGATATCTTTCGGTTCAAG GTCCTAGCCGTTACGAAAGCGAAGCTGTTCATGCAGCGCCTGTGGACACTGAAATCCTCCGACAACGAACGCTACGATTGGGACCAACCATTACCTTCAAAGCTACAGCAAGAGTGGAAAGAGTTCCACAGTACCATTGATCTTCTTCGAGAAGTTCGAATTCCACGGTTTGCTTCCATCGCCGGGGCCGTCAGCATCGAACTCCATTTCTTCGCTGATGCTTCAGACAAGGCTTACGGCACGTGTTGCTATGTTCGTGCGCAATCTGCCCAGGAAGTATCCGTGAAACTGTTGGTCTCCAAGTCTAAAGTTTCACCCCTAGCAGTACGTCATACTATAGCTCGATTAGAGTTATGCGCAGCTCATCTTTCCATGCAGCTGTACAAGAAAGTCGCTTCGTCATTAAGAGTTGTTCCACCTGCCTTCTTCTGGTCGGACTCCACCACCGTGATACAGTGGCTTCGATCATCACCTGGACGTTGGAAAACGTTCGTAGCCAACCGTGTGAGTCAAATTCATTCTTCTACCCCAATCGATAAGTGGAATCACGTTGCTGGTTCGGACAACCCAGCTGATGACATCTCCAGAGGATTGGATCCAGCCGAACTTCTCAACAAGGCAAGGTGGTGGAATGGTCCATCCTGGTTAAAATCTCCTCCTGAGCTCTGGCCAATAGGAGCACTCCCAACGAAAGAAACCGTCGAAGTATCCCATGAATGCCGTAAAATTCCCATTGTAGCAATGACAGCCATCCAAAGCACTTTCCACGAAGACctgttctccaaatattccagTTTTTCTAAACTTCGTCGTATGGTCGCATGGTGGTTGCGATATCTGCAAGCTCTTCGTGAACGTGCAATCGTTCGTCATTCCAAAGCGATCAGTCCTGGAATACCGAAAGGATCCAATGAGCCGTGTAACCCCCTCAATTCCGATGAACTCCTATCAGCCGAGCGAATCCTATGTAAATTAGCGCAGTTAGAGAGCTTTCAAGAAGAGCGTAATGATCTCGTTGTACGTACGAGCGTATCCAAATCAAGTCCGTTGAAGTGGTTGAAGCCCTATGTTGATGTATTCGGACTGATTCGCGTAGGAGGACGCCTAGACAATGCTGATTTATCTGAGTCCACCAAGCACCCGATTGTCCTGAGCGGCAAGCATCCATTAGCGAGTATGCTCGCTGTGCACTACCACAAAACACTTCTTCACGCTGGCTCACAGTTAATGCTGTCAACTGTCCGCCAGAAATATTGGATTCTCGGCGGACGAAACCTCATTAGACGCACCTATCATCAGTGCATCACTTGCTTCCGTAGCAAGCCGCAGTTGATTCGGCAAACCATAGCAGATCTACCTGCATCCCGTGTCACTCCGACGCGTCCATTCTCCGTCTGTGGCGTAGATTACTGCGGTCCATTCTATGTCAAGTCGGCAATCCGGAAACGAGGCCCAACGAAGGTATATGTGGCAATTTTCATTTGCTTCTCTACACGCTCTGTACACATTGAGCTCGTGAGTGACCTCACGACTGCCGCATTCGTCGCCGCACTGCGTCGACTGATAGCTCGAAGGGGGAAGGTTACCGAGCTGCACTCCGACAACGCCACGACCTTCAAGGGTGCTTCGCACGCCATGCATCGCGTGTATCGAATGCTGAAGCAGAACGACGTTGACCGGAACCAAATCTTTTCCTggtgcgcaaataatgagatcCGGTGGAGATTCATCCCGCCCCGTGCACCTCATTTTGGAGGACTGTGGGAGGCTGCGGTGAAGTCCGCGAAGACCCACCTACTCAAAGAGATTGGCAATACCAGTCTTGCCTACGAGGACATGCTCACCTTACTAGCGCAGGTCGAGATGTGCCTCAATTCGCGCCCATTAACGCCGCTGTCGTCGGAGCCATCAGACCTGGAAGCCTTGACACCCGGTCACTTCCTG CAAACTCAGCGTCACCTCCAACGAATCTGGGCACGCTGGTACCCAGAATACCTCCAGCAGCTGCAGTCCAGAGCTGCTCAAGGCTGCAAGTCACCCAGCAAGATCGAGATCGGACGGCTCGTCGTTGTCAAGGACGACTGCCTTCCACCTCCCCAATGGCCTCTCGGCAGAATCGTCAAGGTCCATCCAGGGAAGGATGGAATCGTCAGAGTGGTCACACTGAAGACTTCATCCTCGGACAACGTCGTGCGACCCGTAGCACGAATTGCGTTGCTGCCAATATCCAGCGATCATTCCGATGCACACGTCGAACACAACTAG